ACCCTAGTTCTTCCATCGGGGTTCTTGTAGAATGGCGAACTGAGGTGTCAGAAACAGGGTAATTCCGTTCTGCTCATCCCTGTGAACTTTCATTCTCCTTTCCTGTTATGCCCAAGGTTCTCGTCTCAGATCCAATTGACCCCTCCGGCATTGACCTTTTAGGTCAAGTCGCCCAAGTCGATGTTAAGACCAAGCTTTCTCCAGAAGAATTAATCCAAATTATTCCTGAGTACGATGCCCTGATGATTCGGTCGGGCACTCAAGTTACAGAAGCAGTGATTGAAGCAGCCACTCAGCTCAAAATCATTGGTCGAGCTGGTGTGGGTGTCGACAATGTGGATGTACCCACAGCCACCAAAAAAGGGATTGTGGTGGTGAACTCCCCAGAAGGTAACACCATCGCTGCCGCAGAACATGCTTTAGCCTTAATGCTGTCCCTCTCCCGCCATATTCCCGATGCCAACCAGTCCGTTAAAGCGGGCAAATGGGAACGCAAAAAATTTACTGGCGTAGAAGTCTATAAAAAAACCCTGGGCGTTGTCGGACTCGGCAAGATCGGCTCCCACGTCGCCACAGTTGCCCGGGCAATGGGCATGAAGCTGCTAGCCTACGACCCATTTTTATCCCAAGAACGGGCAGAACAGATAGGCTGCCAGCTAGTGGAGTTAGATTTCTTATTCCAAGAATCGGACTACATCACATTGCACCTTCCCAAAACACCAGAAACACAGAATTTAGTCAATGCTGAGACCCTCGGCAAAATGAAGTCCACCGCCCGCATTATCAACTGTGCTCGGGGCGGCATCATTGACGAGGAGGCTCTCGGCAAAGCCCTAGAATCTGGACAAATCGCCGCCGCCGCCTTGGATGTTTATGCCAGTGAACCTTTAGGCGACTCTCCCCTTTGCCACCTAGAGCAAGACAT
The Acaryochloris marina S15 genome window above contains:
- the serA gene encoding phosphoglycerate dehydrogenase; amino-acid sequence: MPKVLVSDPIDPSGIDLLGQVAQVDVKTKLSPEELIQIIPEYDALMIRSGTQVTEAVIEAATQLKIIGRAGVGVDNVDVPTATKKGIVVVNSPEGNTIAAAEHALALMLSLSRHIPDANQSVKAGKWERKKFTGVEVYKKTLGVVGLGKIGSHVATVARAMGMKLLAYDPFLSQERAEQIGCQLVELDFLFQESDYITLHLPKTPETQNLVNAETLGKMKSTARIINCARGGIIDEEALGKALESGQIAAAALDVYASEPLGDSPLCHLEQDIILTPHLGASTEEAQTNVAVDVAEQIRDVLLGLPARSAVNIPGLRPDVLEKLKPYMLLAETLGNLVGQLAGGRIESLDVRLQGELASNDSQPIVVAALKGLLSPALRERVNYVNAGIEAKDRGIRVVETRDASVRDYSGSIQLSAKGPSETRSVTGAILGEDELRITNIDDFPINVVPTRHMLLTVHRDMPGIIGQIGSQLGSFNVNIASMQVGRKLVRGSAVMVLSLDDPLPEGVLSEITNVEGIRDAYIVNLQ